Proteins encoded together in one Peribacillus asahii window:
- the rsmG gene encoding 16S rRNA (guanine(527)-N(7))-methyltransferase RsmG, producing MNIEQFQQALEGKGITLSTQQLEQFETYYKLLVEWNEKMNLTAITDKEEVYLKHFYDSISASFYFDFNKPYHLCDVGAGAGFPSIPLKICFPNIQVSIVDSLNKRISFLDHLASSLKLTGVKFYHDRAETFAQKAEQRETYDIVMARAVARMSVLSELCLPLAKVDGTFIAMKAASANEEIEVGKKAIVTLGGKVEEVHSFSLPEEHSDRNIVIVKKVKNTPKKYPRKPGTPNKQPIE from the coding sequence ATGAATATTGAACAATTTCAGCAAGCATTAGAGGGGAAGGGGATTACCCTTTCGACACAACAGCTTGAGCAATTTGAAACATATTACAAATTGCTCGTGGAATGGAACGAAAAGATGAATTTAACGGCTATCACAGATAAAGAGGAAGTCTACTTAAAGCATTTTTATGATTCAATTAGTGCTTCTTTTTACTTTGATTTTAACAAGCCTTATCATCTTTGTGACGTAGGAGCTGGAGCAGGGTTTCCGAGCATTCCACTTAAGATTTGTTTCCCTAATATTCAGGTATCAATTGTCGATTCACTGAATAAACGTATTTCTTTTTTAGACCATTTGGCCAGTTCTTTAAAGCTAACAGGTGTGAAATTCTATCATGATCGTGCAGAAACGTTTGCCCAAAAAGCAGAGCAAAGGGAAACGTACGATATCGTGATGGCGCGCGCTGTTGCTCGAATGTCCGTTTTAAGCGAACTTTGTTTACCGCTTGCAAAAGTGGACGGAACCTTCATTGCGATGAAAGCAGCAAGTGCCAATGAAGAAATAGAGGTTGGAAAGAAAGCGATTGTTACACTTGGTGGAAAAGTCGAGGAAGTTCACTCCTTCTCTTTACCAGAAGAACATAGTGATCGGAATATTGTGATCGTTAAAAAGGTCAAAAATACACCAAAAAAATATCCTCGAAAGCCTGGTACACCAAATAAACAACCGATTGAATAA